Within Spinacia oleracea cultivar Varoflay chromosome 4, BTI_SOV_V1, whole genome shotgun sequence, the genomic segment AAACAATTATATAATATATAACTTTAATTTAATATGCTCCTCcaataatcaaacaaaattaactttaatttttctctttatttCCTTTTAAATAAAGCAACTCCCCTAGTGACCTAGTGTATATAAAAGCATCTTGCACCATCCCCATTAACCCTCTTCTTCATTCTAGAACCCTCCAAACCTTTTTCAAGAACAATCACATCCTCTTATTTTCTTCTAATAATTATATATACAACCACAAAAACACCTTACATACACATAATCATCCCATTCTAAACCTTACATAAACAAACTTGGTATCCACCGCTGACAGCAGTAACTAATCCacttataatattgttctgcGTGTTTCAGTTAAGGGTAAAGGGTCAGCCAAGGATCTGTTACGAGTTCTGGGGTTACAACCACAAAAACACCTTATATACCACAAAAAACCTCATTCAAACCTTATACCACAAAAACATCATTCAAACCTTACATACACAAAATTGGAATCCACAGTTGACAACAATAACTAACCCACTTATACAGTTCCACGTGTTCCAATTAAGGGTAAAGGGTCAGCCAAAGATCTGTTACGAGCTCTAGGGTTACTAATACTATGGCAAGGTATAATCAAAACTACTACACACAATATCTATCACCACCACCAATCCAACTATGTTTCTTGTTCATGGTTGTGTTCTTCTTTCTAAGTTTTTCATGGTACATAAGCTATGAGTCAATATGGGAAGATCTAATGGATCAGGTGAAGCTCATCCTCATGGTATTCCCTGTACTTCTCCTCCTAGCCGTCCATTGGCTATCACGCAATGAAGATCGACGGCGGTTATTCGTTCCTTTGCCTGAACAAGACTCTATCCATAGAGCTGGTGGGTCCCCTTGGGGTGTAGGGATTCTTCTTGTGTTCCTCATGTTTATGATTTCTTATCATACTTCTATTAGGGAAAGTTGGTGGCCTTTGCTTAGCAAATGATCATCATAATCATTATTATCATATGATAATCGTGGCATGAAAACATGATGAATAATTAAGTAAGTAATTAATTAGTGTATAAATTGTTGTGTAGTTTATCTTTTGTATGAAGTATAAAAGTTTTCATCTCTTTTCCCCTCTAATTAAGgcttttttatatttcttttttattaattgAGCATAATGCAAATTAAAGTCTAGTAATCATGGTATGAAAACATAATgaataattaagtaattaagTAATTCGTGTATAAATTGTTGTGTAGTTTATCTTTTTTGTATTAAGTATAAAAGTTTTCACGTTTTTTCCCCTCTAATTAAggcttttttatatatatttttttttttattaattgagCATAATACAAATCTATAGCTAGTTTATAAGAAGGATAACCATAGATAATTAGTTGACCCATGTCACCCACGTCTAGCTTTCCCCCAtaaatttgttttttgtttttcaattttttcttttgttgtttgttatacgaAATATTTTACAGCTTCAACACTCAAtcatcttcctcattcaacatcaattcgCCATTTAATTCATATTTATTTAACCTCTTCCACTTTATCTCCCTaattaacactcaatattaattcaccAACTAACTTACAGAtttttccaaatttcaaatttcatctctatatgaataatatattccaCTAAAATCACAAGCCACCAATGTAGTTAGCACTTTAAAAAATGACTTAATAACACTATGAAACTGTCCGTTCATTAAACGGGCTTAAAAGCTACTACCAGTATGAACTTAATGCTATTgtttataaattaaataaacatAAAGCTACTAATAGTAGTATATAAAGATTAGTAGCCTTAATACCAGTAAGAACTTGTTTATCGTGTGATAAGAGGATAATAAGTAAGATGTTTTTGGTAGGGTTAATTTTGCTCATGATGTAAAAtcctgacccgacctgaaaaccCGACTtgaaccgaccgaacccgtaaccGACCATAACCCGAACTTACGGTAAATCaggtaacccgaaacccgacctgtacccgacccgaaaaaaccgataaccgattttaacccgatgttgtaacacccgaacccgacacccgacccgaaaatgaccgataaccgaactgacccgaccgaacaatgacccgaacccgatttgatacccgacccgatgtcaacccgaaaccgattgtaactcgatgaaacttgctattgacccgacctgtgacaacccgctacccgatttacccgagttatcaatgacacgaccaaatattaacttcaacgataaatctattttaatttttattgctaGATACTGaaaaatttaactctaaaataagttaaacaaaattttttagaatataaaataattaaaatgtataggttaattatcagacccgagtttgacccgtccCTGAGAGTGATCCGACCTGAATTCTATTTGATCTGATTATTATCCGATTCAaactaagacccgaacccgaaaataaatgtgttgcaaaccgacttaaacccgactcgataagacccgaacccgaaattacctgctacaaaccgacttaaaccagactcgataagacccgaacccgaaatcaaacctgaccgaaatgtgacccgacccgaacccgacctgaacccgggatagggaaaaacccgacatgacccgacctgaaatcgacccgaccgaacccaAACTCAACCCGGATGGAATATTCACCCAACACAACCCGACCTGATCATAACCCGAGACCCGagatgacccgacccaaacccgacccgatgacctgTTTTAACAGCTCTACCTAGTAATAGTTGTACAAAAATTATTCGTATTGAAATAACAGAGTCTTACTGGTCGTTATATATACAAATACAGTTTCTTTAGTATTTAGTACGTTATTACGCTTGTCAACATACATATTATTACTATATatcatgaaaattaaaataaggtACATGTGTAAAATTAATGCAGATGGTGGTTGCTATATACTTCCTCCCTTCTTtattatatgacacaatttttttgtcacgtttgtcaatgcaatatttcaaacattaatacatTTTATTATCAAcggttaaaaattataaaagtttgatattataaatctataggatgagacgattataataagaccccacatgactatattttttgttaagtataaatcacaattgatggtcaaagtatattatatgaatagtgccaaaagtacaattgtgtcatttaaaaaagaatggaggaagtacataCTTCGTGCTCCATATTTACTTATGCGCGCTAATTCTATATACATGTGCATTTTGGACACACGAATATGAATTTGAAGAACATGCTTTAAATCTCTCAATAATAAGCTTAATTAGCTATAGATTTTTAATTAATGATAGCAATTATAATGATTAGAGAAATTATAATCTCATGATTAAAGAATCATAATAAAGCAGATCGAATACTTAAttcttaagaaaaaaaaatggggAGTTCAAAAGTATTCTGATCAATTCTTTACAGCACTTTAGAAGGAAAAGTAGAGTGACTTGGGCCTGCTTTTTGCATTTTAGAAGGTGTAGTTGTGGCCAATTGGGAGAGGGGGACTGaggccctgttctgttcaccttattttcacttatttcaggaaaaataagttcagataagttcatataagataagttcaggaaaaataagggttggtcaagtacaatttataactaaaataagttttgataagttccaataagttcagataagttcagataagttcagttaagttcagataagttcagataagttcagataagataagttcaggaaaaataagtgaaaatcaggtgaatagaacgcagcctaATATACAGCCAATTTAAAGTAGTTTCTCCGTTCAGACAGAGTTgcattatttttaaatatcacATTTACGAGTATAAACAAACATCAAAGAGATACTCTCTCCGTTTTGAAATAATAGAGACACTTTGAcatttgacactattcacatatttcaatttgactatcatttgtgattcatggataaggaaaaatatagtaatctggagtcttgtttgattcgtctcgataTGTACTTTtggaatatcaaatttttatatttttatgaaTACTGAATTgtagatattaatgttcaaacaTTTACCCTCATTATTTCGAAAAGGGGGGAGTATTAGATGGTTAGATCAAAGGTAAAGGAATCAATGCAAAAATATTGTTTGTGTAAACCAATATTTCAAGTCATCTCTATATTTAGAGCGGGAAacacaaataataatttttttttgggctCTGGTACGAAATTTTTGATAGTCACCTAGTCGATAATGTTTGGTTAGACCAGGTCCATGTTTATTGTTAGAGAAacacaaataataattttttttcggGCTCTGGTACGAAATTTTTTATAGTCACCTAGTCGATAATGTTTGGTTAGACCAGGTCCATGCTTATTCTCAAGATATATGGTTATTGATTAAAATATGGTTATTGATTAAAATATGTTTTTCTTGCATTATGAATTGTTAAATTTGCGATTTTAGTTGTGTTTATAGTAAAATAACCGTTAGTTTTTGTGATTGAATACATCGTTTGACATCTTtgtattgaatttgaattttccAGTGTGTGAAATATTGAAAAACACTTATTATGTCTGAAAAATAATACGGAGATTCTAGCAAGGGTTTATTCTTGTACAATGCTAAGAATTCTGGTGATATGTGTTTCATAATGATTGAAGGTTATTTACTCGgtgtatacttcctccgtcccgaaatacttgatctatttttcttatcgggccgtctcttaatacttgacctgtttctaaaaatggaaatattctaacaatattatattatttctcactccacccctattaacccacctaccccctactccatacaaaaaataattaaaaattcaacccctactctcccccaaccccacccatttacacatttctcactaactacattaaaataataccccactatcaactactacctattaaattaaataagtcaattcaagtcccttaaactctgtgccggtcaaactgggtcgagtattccgggacggagggagtagtaaaaaGTAAGTCTTGACATTAGGATCTCATAAGAAATGTGGGCAACAAGAAATGTGGGCCAAGGTTTAGGATATTGCATTTGGGCTTTGGTACATGGACGGATGATGGACGTGTAGTGTACTTGCAAAATGAGCCCAAGAGAAATCAATCTGAGAATCCTTATTCCTTAGTAATGCGAGTTTCTTTTTACTCATACATCACGGACTAAAAATGGATGTGGGCCGGGACGGGTTGGGGTTCAGGCAAGCCCACTATAAAAAGGTCTGGGCCGAACTAAACTTTCAAAATAGGGAGATCTATGGACCGCCGTGTCGGGATGCGTCGCGTCTAAACCtgcctaattttactaaaattagcGTGCTAAGTCGAGTCGTGTCTTACTAACGTTTTCCCAACAAAATTCAATCCCCCAACATAAATAAGCTTAAATAAATTCCTAATCTtaattaaccataaaaattacggttagacattaaaaatccaagctctaataaataatcaaatatgaaaataataactcttttaattaaaatcatcatcaTGAATTCAAACACGTAAAACATCACAACAAGGTGTTTTTAACCATTCCCAGcagtttaaataatcaaaattaataataatattaaaataattttaaatagggaatagaaatagaataggtaagaaATAAGAGAATAAATATCAATCCGGCCTACAGTACGGTGCATAACTTTAAAATTTGCATCCTAGCTTCTCGAAGGTGCATgaaaagttagtcttttgtagACCAATGCGGGTCTATACTAGACCAACGTGGTTCTACAAACGTGTAGACCAACTTTGGTCTACAAGACTGTAAAACCACTTTGGTCTACCATAGACCTGCGTTGGTCTACACGTGTATAGAACCAGGTTGGTCTACACGTATATAGAACCACGTTGGTCTACAGTAGACCCGTATTGGTCTACAAAAGACTATATGCACACCGGTAGAGCAACGTTTGTCTATTCGCACCATCGACCTATACATGAGATTCATAGTTGCATTACTGGTCTATTTGCACCATCGAAATCTCCATGAGATTCATAGTTGCATTACTGATGATTTCCACCACGTTGGGGTTAGGGATAATCAAGGTGACACTCTACCGTTTATTTATACCCTTTCCTGTCCCCCATCGTGAATTAGAACGGACTAATGCTAACCCCACTATTATACTGCGTTCGCAATTAGTTATTTTGGTGTTAGCAGCCGTTTCACCTTTAAGGCTAATTCGAATTCGGGGAGAGTTTTTGGTGAATAGGTTTCATTCCtttcccaattgttgttgcggggatcGACACATAGGGTTTTCCCTACCAAATTCAGTCCCATCATCACTGAACCAATAGGACAATTGATAACGTCGCAATTAGTGAAAACACTGTCCGCAATAATAGGCGGAGTTGAAACAATTTGGGGGTTGGGGTCCTTTTCATATTCATATAATTAAAGGAGCTGCGCCTACCTTTTGCATGATTATGTTGCATCACCATATTCTATTTTCGTAATACATACATCGTAACTAATAATTAATGTCATTATCACCCTTTAATCAAGTGAAATTTGTAATGTCAATATCACTCACCTTAGAAAAACTCACCGGCCAATAACGCCTTGAACCAGTGAGGGGTTATATATAAAGATGGTGGTGGATCGGGTCGGGCTTTGTGCCGGTCCCAAACCAGGCCAATTTGCATCGTGTTGGGATGGGATGGAAACTTCAaaacagggcccaggcccatgggTTGTCGTGTCGGGCGAGGTCGGGATGTCgtgttttttcaaaaataaaatgtaGCCCACGacccacgacttcgtgctcATGTCGGACTTCAGGTCGGCCCGACCTACAACCATCTTTAGTTGTATACAATATACCACAAATTTTTCGGAACATGCCAGTATGATACGAAAATATTATTTCTGAACGTGATTAAAGGGACACGTAATTCGACGTACTCAAGATAGGTGGAATATTATTGGTCTCTATCAAAGTGTCACAATCTAAGTAGAGAAGTATTACAAAACTGTGAAGCTAAGAAAGAACAACTATTGAAAGAAGtcacaaaattgacaaattGGCATGTGGAAacattacaaaaataaaaaaaaagtcacATAATCTTGAAAGCACCCATGTTCCTAATTCCCCTCAACATCCGCCTTTTACGTATGCTCTTTCTTTTAGTCTTTATTAGTCTCTCTCAAACTACAACATGTTCAACAAACTTTCCAGCTTCAACCTACCATCAACCATAAAAAATAAGACAATTTTATTAAGAACATAATTAAGAATTTACAAAAAGGACTAGATATTCCCTTTTTACAGCTTATCTCCAACTCATTTCTGATTATGAGTTAACACTTTTTGGCCCATTATGGCCGTCTTTTGTGGAATTATTGAGGATTATTGTCGAAAACTGATTTCGGCACATCTCTATGTTAGTAGAGCGCAGTTTCATGTGCTATCGTAAATCACTTTGCATCATTTTTAAATTGAAGTTCTTTAACCCACATAACTAGTTTAGAATCATTACTAGTACATAATAGCTTGCTGAAAACCCGGCCTTAGAGACCGAGTCTGAGTTAATCCTAGACCCGATCATCTATAGCCGGCCCGCTGGCCAGGCCCGAAAAGCTACATGTTTGGGTAGcataaaatattcatttttaggcaaaaccCAAGCCCTTTATGGAGCCCGTTTTGTGCatgattttttttgtgttaaagcccgacccgacccgaatttTGATCAACTCTAGTTAATCCCCGAGATAAACAGAGCGATTGAGCATATTCGGCAACCCTCTTGCATAGACAGGAACCCGATTAGGGTTTAAGGTTTCGGATACATGTAACCTTACCCCTACGCAGTTGAAAGATGTAGAAGACACGGCACTTCAGAAAAAACTCGAAAGCATTAAAAATCAGATTGACTGCATTAACTCGAGCCTTTGACAAGTGATTAGTAtgaaaaaaaacaataatattcaTTTCAGATTTCAACAATAACAATTAACAagaataaaagaatatgttacaAAAATATGAACTGCTTTCTCTTTTCCCAGATTCATCAAAGCCCATGTTACATTTAGTATATCCCCATACCGAACCCATGTGTGGTTGTTCATTTTTTAACAACCACCAATTTCAActaaaaaaaacaccaactaaTTAACCACCCCTAAATAAAACTTCTGTTAAACTCACAAGATCAGAATGACTAATTAAGAACCAAAGAATAATTAAGTGagtaacaaaataaataaattcacgAAACCAATAAACACGATTTCTTCTGACTCTTGCAATCTTGTAAGGCACGAAGGGTGAAAGACGACAGTTACCTCCAGCAGTTGAGCTCTGAATAATTTGTTCAAGTTTCTAGCATCAGTTGATGCTTGACAGTTATCGGTAGGGCTGACCCGACCCGATAACCTGACTCAAACCCGACCTGAAGTTACTGAGAGAAGCCCGGCCTGAACTGAACCGACCCGAATGACCTGAAATCGACCAGATTTGACCTATTTATCATATTTTGTAGTGATATTATGTTTTACAATATTTGTGACCCAAAACCAAACCCGAACCTGACCCGAGTTGCCACACATAGTACTCATCGGCAGTCCATTGAGTCGAACGAGTCTGCAAATCCCGAGGGTTTGGAAGGAATGCTGGCCTGAGTCCTGCTAAAGGAATTATCACTCATCATTGTCGAAGTCCCCTCGTTGGCTTGCCATCTTTGCAAAGCTTGCGGGAGACTCAAGTGTAGGTCGATGCCATACGAATCCTCTTCCTCTTGGCACGAAGGTTTCCACTCCTCGACCATTGGGCCCAACACATTTACGGCGTGGCCCATGTCCGGTCTCTGATGTGGCTCACGGGCCGTGCAATGGCCCGCAAGCTCAGCGACCCGGGAGATGCTCTCGAAAGTTTCGCCATCTGGGTCGAGGATAGGGTCTATTGATTTTCTGATGTTGTCCTTGTTGATCAAGATTCTGCGGAACCACGTCACTAAATGAGATCTTTCGTCCGGCATTGTCTCGTCGAGGGCTTTTCTACCGGTAATAAGCTCCATTAAAATCACTCCAAATGCATAGACATCGATTTTGGTTGTCACTCTTCCAGTAACTGTTGGAGAAAACAAGAACACAACACATGTTAGCATTTAATTCGGGGCGTAGATGGATCTACGTCTACCAAAATGTCCAAATATCAAGAGACAATAACTTCAGTCTAAGCTAATGATGTCAAAAACCGATTGGTCCCACACTTTAAGACGATCATTGATCAGAAATAACATCAAGGCCTCAAGGGGGTCCTCAAACTGAACTAATTTAGCACTAAGTTCAAGGATGACTGCATGAGTTGTGTAATTTGGAACAATCAGCAATTCCAGATTACAACAATTCCAACAATTTTGAAAAAATCTAAGCACACTTTCAGTTAAGCAGATGTAAGAGACATATACAGGAATAAATGGATCGAATTTGACTATACGAGTGTAATTTGGAAAAATCAGCAATTCCAGATTACAAAAACAGTGGAATACACTTCAAGAAAGGATATGACAACAGCTTTAATAAACCAGTTTGTTCTAGCTAGTTCTTACATAAAAATCAACAACTTaacatcaacaattcaacactcAGTTCAACTAGCCAGTGTGATTTGCTTGAGATAAAATCCAAATCAGTACAATAATTCACAACTTCGCATCATATTATCTTCTCATTGCTCCTTTTTTCTCATTCAATCACGGGACATTATACAAAATAGATTGCAGTAACtgtaaaataaacaaatattgGATATAGTTCAGGTCTGACCAGATATTCATGCAGATGACTTAACTTAACTCATACATCCACCAAAAAACCAAGTTGACTCGCCAATAGTTTGATTAATTTCCAATCAACACACTAAAGGTATCATAAACTCCCCAAAATAAAGTACGCAGAGACCAAATTAGACAAACAAATTGGGATTATTAACAATAATACTTCGTATCAAACAAGCTAAAGAACAAACAGAAAATTTTCTACACAATTTTGCATCAAATACTTCCCTAGCAACAGAAAGACACCCACGAACAATGAATAGTAAATCTTTCAACCCAATTTAAAATAGCATGATATATAGAAGTAACCCTAACAATGTTAGGTGAGAATGTGAGATTCTTACCAGCGTATTCAGGAGCAAGGTAGCCAAATGTTCCAGCCAATCGAGTCTCAACTGAATATTTACCATCAGGAGCATTTTTTACCAACCCGAAATCTGCAACCTTAGCCCTCATATCATCTCCCAACAAAATGTTTGACGGTTTCAAATCTCTGTGAATAAAACTTGTTTGAGCTAAACTGTGTAGATACTCAACTCCTCTTCCAACATCCAAAGCTATCGAGATTCTTTGTTTCCAGGTTAATGGGGGATACCCTAACTCTTGCCAATCAAAAAGATGTTGCCCTAAATGCCCTTGTGGCATGTACTCGTACACCAAAAGCCTCTCATGACCATTGGTGCAAAAACCTAAAAGGGCAACCAAATGTCTATGCCTAACTTTAGTAAGAACAGCAATTTCAGCTTGAAACTCACTCATTCCTTTGGTTCCCATTGCTGTAGCTTCCATCCTTTTAACAGCAATCTTAGTCCCATCATGTAACTCCCCTTTGTAAACAACCCCGAACCCTCCACGTCCCAATATATTCGCCTCATTAAAATTGTCCGTCACCTGTCTAAGGACTTGGATTGAGATAGCAACATTCCCGCCTTCAAACACCGGGAAATCACCATGATCACCACCGCTGCTCTGGCTTTGCAACTCACTCGGGACACCTGCATAGCCATTTGTTGTGGTCCCCACCACAACATTATTGTTCTTCATTACCATCTCATTCCCGGATTCGGGATTCTGAACCTTCCCGAACTTCCTGTGCTTCTTCTTCATGTAACACTTGTACAACACAAACATCACAACCACGACAAAAACAAGAACCGCAATCACCACACCTACCACCGTACCAGGAGAAACCGAAGAACCCTTCGACCCCCCACTCGTTGGAGAAGTGGAATTACCCGGGGAACCCGGTGAACCAGGAGGAAGAACATCCTTACCGAAATTCTTATTCCCGGAATGAATCAAATCCACCTCAGGCCTAAAACTCGGAGCTTTCCCACTAATGTCATTATTAGTAATATCAATCTTCTTAAGATGGGTTAATGAAGTTAAGCTACTAGGAATAGTACCAGTCAAGTTATTATCACTCAAATACAAATCCGTCAACGATGTCAAATTTGCAAATGCAGGAGAAATTGTCCCTGAAAACCCTTGTTTTGCAAAATTCACAGTAATAACATTTCCATTCAAATCACAGGTGATAAAAGTCCATCGATTACAAGCATCATTACCATTCCAAGAATCAGCTAACTTTATAGGGTACCCTAAATCACCAGCAATTTGAAGCAAAGCAGTAACTTGAGGATCACATTCCCCAGTTGTATTCCTACAAAATTTATTATTCCCAATCTCAACTTTCTCAACTGTTTTAGGAAAATCAGGTAATGGCCCTTGAAGTTCATTGTTCTGAAGTGTTACATTCAACAATTTAGGCAAAGAAACAATTGAAGGTGGAACAATCCCACTAAATTGATTATCCCTAAGTTGAAGATCAAATATTTCAGTACAAGCAGATAAATCAGGAATTGAACCAGTAAACTTATTACCATGAAGCCATACCTGAGCTAGTTGGGTCATACTCGAAACCACTTCAATCGAACCCGATAACCCGATATTATTCACCCAGAAATTCTGAATTGCAGACCCGTTTAATGAACCAGGTAACGACCCGTTTAAATTATTGTAGCTTAACCTCAGATTCTGCAACCCGGGAAACGACCCGAACACATCAGGAATCGACCCTTCCATATTCGCGTTATTAGCATAAAAACTAACCAAACTTGACGAATCAGTGAGCTCAATTGGAAACGGCCATGGCGCAAGATCGACATTAAAGGTCATAGACAGAATTTGGAGTGAACTCAACCCAGAAAAAGCCCCAGATGGGATTGAACTAAAATTGTTGAAATCGAAGAAAGCGTTTTGAAGAAGAGAGAGATTAGCTAAGGAAGGAAAAGCCCCAACAAAATGATTGTTCTGGAAAGAGAGAGTAGTGAGCTGAGATAAAGTATTGAGGGAAGGAGGGATAGTTGCATTGAGAGATTGAGAagaaatagtaatggaggtaACCCTGCTGCTACTATCACAGTTAACACCCTTCCATTTGCAGAAATCTGTGGAGGAATCCCACCCAGAAGGAGGGGTTGATGTGAAGGAGTTTAAGAACTCATCCATGGCGGATTTGTCATCTGCAGAGGACAGAGAaagaaggaggaagaagaagatgaacagggttgttgttgttgtttttgccATTGAtggggggaggagagagaaagtggggtGGAATTGGGTGTTAATGGTGGGGTTTTGAGGTGGAAAGATTAGAGAAGAAAGTGTGAGTTGGAATTTGGATTTTTGGGATATTAGGGTGACAGCTCTTTGAATAATAGAAGACGcgtaataaaattaaaattaaaattaaaattaaaattaaaattaaaattaaaattaaaattaaaattaaaattaaaattaaaattaaaattaaaattaaaattaaaattaaaattaaaattaaaattaaaattaaaattaaaattaaaattaaaattaaaattaaaattaaaattaaaattaaaattaaaattaaaattaaaattaaaattaaaattaaaattaaaattaaaattaaaattaaaattaaaattaaaattaaaattaaaattaaaattaaaattaaaattaaaattaaaattaaaattaaaattaaaattaaaattaaaattaaaattaaaattaaaattaaaattaaaattaaaattaaaattaaaattaaaattaaaattaaaattaaaattaaaattaaaattaaaattaaaattaaaattaaaattaaaattaaaattaaaattaaaattaaaattaaaattaaaattaaaattaaaattaaaattaaaattaaaattaaaattaaaattaaaattaaattaaattaaaatttatttataaaattataattttgtgTGTTCTGGAAATTTGGGGATTCCTTTTATTAAGACCTTGTTGTTGGAATTGAGTCAATGGAGTATCTTGAATTGCATCTACCATTGCAAAAAATTTCaactggtttttttttattaaaaagaaaataattccCTAGATTTTTGTTATCGGAAAGGAAGGTG encodes:
- the LOC110797358 gene encoding receptor-like kinase TMK4 — encoded protein: MAKTTTTTLFIFFFLLLSLSSADDKSAMDEFLNSFTSTPPSGWDSSTDFCKWKGVNCDSSSRVTSITISSQSLNATIPPSLNTLSQLTTLSFQNNHFVGAFPSLANLSLLQNAFFDFNNFSSIPSGAFSGLSSLQILSMTFNVDLAPWPFPIELTDSSSLVSFYANNANMEGSIPDVFGSFPGLQNLRLSYNNLNGSLPGSLNGSAIQNFWVNNIGLSGSIEVVSSMTQLAQVWLHGNKFTGSIPDLSACTEIFDLQLRDNQFSGIVPPSIVSLPKLLNVTLQNNELQGPLPDFPKTVEKVEIGNNKFCRNTTGECDPQVTALLQIAGDLGYPIKLADSWNGNDACNRWTFITCDLNGNVITVNFAKQGFSGTISPAFANLTSLTDLYLSDNNLTGTIPSSLTSLTHLKKIDITNNDISGKAPSFRPEVDLIHSGNKNFGKDVLPPGSPGSPGNSTSPTSGGSKGSSVSPGTVVGVVIAVLVFVVVVMFVLYKCYMKKKHRKFGKVQNPESGNEMVMKNNNVVVGTTTNGYAGVPSELQSQSSGGDHGDFPVFEGGNVAISIQVLRQVTDNFNEANILGRGGFGVVYKGELHDGTKIAVKRMEATAMGTKGMSEFQAEIAVLTKVRHRHLVALLGFCTNGHERLLVYEYMPQGHLGQHLFDWQELGYPPLTWKQRISIALDVGRGVEYLHSLAQTSFIHRDLKPSNILLGDDMRAKVADFGLVKNAPDGKYSVETRLAGTFGYLAPEYAVTGRVTTKIDVYAFGVILMELITGRKALDETMPDERSHLVTWFRRILINKDNIRKSIDPILDPDGETFESISRVAELAGHCTAREPHQRPDMGHAVNVLGPMVEEWKPSCQEEEDSYGIDLHLSLPQALQRWQANEGTSTMMSDNSFSRTQASIPSKPSGFADSFDSMDCR